ATCATTTAAAGAAGTGTTTAAAGAAAATCAGCATTTAGTGTTTAAAGAATCCTCAAAACATATGAAAAGCCAAAATAATTATCACACTATTTCTAAAACAGGGATCTCTAGTAGATAGTGGttttagcaaaaaatatttatatagagttGGGCCACTTGGTAAACATCATTCCGGATGATTGATAGGCGGCGCACACGCGAGCAACTGCTTTATATTCTATTTGTCTTAGCAACTTTACTAACTATACTCAGCTGATGGGAAAAAGGGGATCTGAGAGCTTAGACAAGCCCATACTACTCAGTGGATATTATAATGgtgaaaatttatttatgttgtaggAAGTGATTCTTGAAATATCAAGAATACTAGAGTTCAAAAtgattttgttgtaataaaattggaatACAACATGAAATGTGGTTCTTAGTAACTACTGTAGTTTTAGGTATTATGTATCGTGTACTATGTTATTTCATAACTAGAAGCAAAATGGTAATAAATATCTGTAAAAGAATATGGGAAAAGATGGtgactacatttttttaaggatAGGAAATAATGTTCCTCccaccttggatgaggcgagatgGGTTTccgactattactgactaaaacccacgcGTTTCTACTCCTTCCAGCCTTGTTACCTGCTAGGTCGTTCGCAGCACAACCCCAAACCTCTCTCCTTTTATATGGGCATAAAAGGAActgagtttgtttttttacaattttcaaacagttttaagcaccaattaaaaaaaataatcaacctTTCTTTGTAACGAATAGCCCTTAGGCTAACTATAAACTATCTAAAAGACCTCGGCAGAAATTCGTATACCTGTCAGAGGAACTGCGAAGAAGGActataaatagaatatattaCCGATTAAataaccgattgacatgaaacaaacactaaatgtaaatttaagcatcccacaatatattcgtgaaaaccgcatccaactcggatcagccgtttctgagattagcgcgcacagacgaacagacaaacagacaaacagacaaacagaaaaaaaaagttaattacatttttgggttcgacatcgacataacaataacccctgctattttttttatttttatttttaatgtacagacagcacttttctacgattttattatatgtatagataaaacgATTCTAGATGATTTTCTGTATATAGGACTATCAACACGTGGCAATGAATTTTGCTGGAAGtagtaataatatgtataaatctCCTAATCGATTTCGATCAAAGTGATATAGGTCTGATGCATGACATAATATAATGCACAAGTATGTGCGCAAACACAgatgcactctctgttccctcactttttaaaccttcACAATTAACACCAACATTTTTAGCCTGCTGAATTTGAAAGTGATCTTCTAGCCTAAAGATGTTTATTGAGTCTAACAAATATAATCCTAAAAATAATCTGAAACCTAAAGATTATTTTTGGCCTAAAATAAGATCCGAAACGGACATCTGAGCATACTTACGCTTATAGATCTGTCTTACTGTGTACACAAAACAGCTAATTTCGGAGGCCGCGGTTGAAATTTACGGAAACAGGAGCCTTGCCGGCTTGTTCCTGAGATTGTGTCTGCTACGTCCAACTTTAAGCATTGTGAGACTGCGTATAGCTGGCAAAGCTATCAAAGTTTATAACTGTCTAATACAATGCTATATGCAAACGTAGCGAAACTTTGTGCCGAGATATATTACGTTTGAATCGTGTGTGGAATCATAATGAACGATCGATGCAGTGGCTGCAGTTGTTGCGTTTTTAAGATGGAGGAATAATTTGGAGGTTTTGATTTTGAAACACTTTTCCTGggtttttttttggtgaaatttgtcttgacttaattaaaacttgaaagaaagagataaaagtgtttgttacataatattatgtatttctagCAGATGATATTTCGGCAACCTGAACTTGAGAAATCATGAgaactaattttaaaagaacGTAAGAACTTACTGTTGGataaaaaaggtatataaatatGCATACACCAAGGCCAAAAAATTATAATGGACCTctaaatacatacacacacagagAATTATTACGGATGATGGTGCAATTTTTCTATGTAAGTGACCTATGcatcataattatgttagtcTCTGACACATTAAACGTGTGCTAATGCCAATATTGAAACgaaattgtttgaaaattttcaaattgtgtcacaaatccagttatgacatcacCTCTTTGTATTGTCTTCATGGTACTTAATAATAAGTAGCAAAGTACTAGAACAGAGGATGGGGCAAACTACACTAAAAAAAATGCAAGTCATGCTCATCCAAATGACGTAACCTCATATAGATAAGTTTATCCATTGATAATTGAATAACAAGACATACATTGAGATAACTACTGGATAAATATAGCCGAATTTGACCATATATATAGCATATTGATCTTGTCACGATCAGTAATCGAGTGTGACTTGCCGTGGTGTATCGTGTTGATATATTTGATAGTGTACAATTTGAAATGTGAGTTAGCAATTCCTTTTTAAACAGCGacccattttattttatgttttattctgtttaagtgcgtttacaaacaaattacaaGCAGATAAAATTAGTGATAGGTTGAGTAGAAATGGGATATGAAAGAAAATGTCTTTATTCAGCACCGAAAACGATgcaccaaaaattaaaaatatacgaaaaaaaaaacagaatcaaAAACATATATACGTATAATCGGTCTACTATAAATGCGATAGAAACTGTAGgaaaactaaagtaaaacatattttgtgagaaaatacaaaatttaaaaaaattttctGTCGATATTCCTTTTTCAAGTGAATATTTAattctaaaagaaaatgttgactTTTCTTCTAGATGGGTGTGAAACTATACGCTTTGGACATGAGTCCGCCTGTGCGTGCGTGCATGATGACTCTTGGTGTATTCAACGTGCCATTTGAGAAGATCATCGTCAACGTACCGGCTGGTGAACATCTTACTCCAGAATATTTAAAAGTAAGAGATACTAAAATACTGatcttgatataaaaaaataatggtttgatattttttattgtactgtatttttacctaataaatatgataaaaattttCAATTTGATAATAAGACACTTACAAATACCTGAAGGTATAGGCACGCCTAATTCTCActaaacatcaatatttttgaGTGCCTAAAATTATCTAGTTGTTCCGTTTGATCATGAagaataatgaattattttttacagaaaaatcCTCTCCACACAATACCGGTACTAGAAGATGGTGACATAACTATACACGACAGGTttgtttacttaaataatatgtacttaatatataaaaaaagttggcATGGATAACCAAACTAGCAATCTCTATAGTTTTTGTACCAGTTACAACTTACAATGGCTTGTTTAAATAAAGTTCTTGACTAACAACTTGTTGAAAAATGACCTCACCTATTATGGACATCAGGAAACCAACAACACCGGGCCCTTACCTACATTGATTATATTCCCTTTTTTTAAAACCTCATCATATAAGCCTTTGAGAAAAATCCCCACAGATGGCTGATATTACGTCTTCTTATTTTTCAGCCACGCAATCCTCACTTACATCGCTGACACCTACGGAAAAGATGACTCTTGGTATCCAAAAGACGTCAAGAAACGGACATTAGTTAACCAAAAACTATTCTTCAATGCAGCTGTCATGTTCCAAAAATTACGAAACATTACAGTAAGTATCGTTTATTACCACAGATTGGGCctagtaaggctgatgcctgatccggagctgcggactacctagcgggtttaccagggctccggcttgaaaagcaggagtaggaacggggtagtttttagtcagtaacggagtctggcactccttctcgcctcgcccagggtgagattggagaagtcattggatgattttcccccttaaaaaaagtatcgcTTATTAAAAATTAAGGCAGGTTCTTAAtattgttatcatttactttacttgtatcaaaatgtatttatttttccacagtacaacattataataaaaggaAAGAAAACCATAGAACAGGAACAATTGGACGGTGTTACAGAAGGCTACGAGTACATGGAAGCATTCCTGTCCCGTACAAAGTATATAGCTGGAGACCACGTCACAATCGCTGATATAGCTATTTTGAGTACTGTTTCTACTCAAGATCAAATTCTACCAATAGACGGTCAAAAGTAAGTAATTTGTTCTCTCTTTCCTTCTTCGACTTCTGTCACTGCTGAAGATCGTGATTGCGTAAACTACCAATTGAGTATATGTGTCATAAGTGACAGTCAGAGCACTGGGTATTCAGGATACCAAATCTTTTATTCTTTCTgtctaaatattcaaaattctaatcaGACCCTTAAAATTTTTTATCCATAGAATTGTCCATCACCGTCAGTCGCTCGACACCATATTTGATTCTGGTGAGTGAGTGATCTAAGATACTTtctaaaatatgaaatgtattgAATACACATTAACTCTTGtacttttttatcatttatgtcCAACGTtacgcattttatccccgaagggataggcagaggtgcacctgcatATTACGgtacataatgccactgtataatgttcacccacttttcaccatttgtgttataagtcctagtAATGTTGTAGTAGTATCctgtatgttttgtattttgttacagATATCCAAAATTGAAAGCCTGGTTAGAAGAATTGAAAGCGACGCCATATTGTAAGAAATATAATGAAGAAGGTGCAAAGGCTTTGGGTGCGTTTGTGAAGAAGAGTGTCTCTTCTTAATTCTTACCAGAAGCAGTATTCAAAAGGACGTTTGAATTTCATTAGACGAAATTAATGATCTGATTGATTGATGTGATGAAAACCAACAATTCTAATATCTCAATctatggttaaaaataaagagaaatgAAAATTgatctgttttaatttttactcccatttttatttaaaatacctgtTATCATTATTACTActattcttacacacctctttcgtttcatcaacagtcattaatcttttcatgcatgctcgtcggtttaAGATACCgacttttaatttgacccttctTCAATATATTTTGCTTCAGGTATTTCTACTAAACCCATGTTAACTGCATAAACTTCACTAAATCTACTTCTAATAATAACAGAAGTTGGATAAACGTCCACCCATATCAGGTTGTAAgtaaaataacaacataaacTATCGTGTATGTGTATGGGCTGTGTCCCACAAAGGACTGATGCCATAAACTGTGAGACACGATCTCAAGATGTGGATACAATGAGTACTACAATGGATATGTGGGCGAGTTGTTTGTTGAATGGCAACCGGAGTTACTCCTCTGCCTTGTTACACGTCCCTAACTTTCTTCTTAGTTACATTACACACGAAACACCTGGTTTACCTCGTATTACTCCTACACTTCTATGGAAATTCATTCTATAGttatacatacaattattatatgGCATCTGCCATGTAATAATTTCAACCTTTAATTTTAACCTTACAACGTAAATGACGATCGATcccgaatgttttttttttaattatgacaGCTATGTACGGCTCTGCTGCGATACGGCGGCGTGGTTTCGAATTGACGCTACCGCTAGCTAtcagcgtgcttacggcgcgttGACTACGAGTTGCAAGCGCTCGATGCGACGATGTTTCACTTGCACCGAGCGGGCGCCTTTTTTGTATcaacgttatgaaatatatcatctaaattatacatttatattatctatactaatattataaagctgaagagtttgtttgtttgaacgcgctaatctccaaaactactggtccgatttgaataattatttttgtgttggatagcgcgtttatcgaggaaggctataggctacaacatcacgctatgaccagtaggagccaagcagagcgggtgaaaccgcgcggaagtcgCTAGTACGACATatgatttaaagttcaaataaaaatgactacaagttaattgctgggttTAATGTCCTTTATTGTTGTCCTTTACTGTATCTTATGTTTCGAATAAAGCCTCCAAAAATTAAGTTCAATCCTGTGTGTATTCTTCACAAAACAATAAGTATGTGcctaattgataaaaaaaaaaaaacgaatctTGTTTATATAGCCGGCACGCTGACCTTGTATAGATCAGTAATCAAGAGAAGCGAGCAGCAGTGTGTAGTGTCGTGTGTTTATACGTATTGCATAATATTTACACCGCTATAAATACAAATGTGAGTATTTTTTAGTCTTACCGTTTATTTGTCTATATGGAGGATGGTTTTTTCATatgttcatagttttttttgttgaaataagaTTGCTCTTGTCGAATGTTTTGTGTAGTTTTGAAGttagctaaaataaaaatagttattatttgtATGGATGTGATATTTATATCAGTGAAAATCATGTACATGATTccttatacatatacctaatacTCTAGCGTTACATTATTGTTACGGTTATGGTCTATCcctgttttaaatttcatcccgatcctttcagccgttttgacgtgattgagtaacaaacatattatacacaaacacacaatctcttttctgtttgtttgtttaaattgtttgatTGATAAAGTGCATTGTCTTTTTCAGATGGGTGTCAAACTATATGTTATGGACTTCAGCCCACCATCACGATCATGCATGATGGCCTGTGAAATCTTTGGCGTTCCATTCGAGAAGATACCAGTCAACTTATTTAAAAGTGAACATCTCACTCCAGAGTTTTTAgaggtaattattttttatattgtacaaaatatttttatgaattaaccATTCAGGCCTTGAACTAGGTAGATTTGTTATAATGTAGTGTTATGAGAAGGTTTAATTTAGGCATTAACCACCACACTTgcacaatgcgggttggcgatttaaaatgCATAAAATTACGACAGTTATATACAGTATAGTATTTAGTttcattaaatgtatttattttttacagaaaaatcCTCTCCACACAATTCCTGTTCTAGAAGATGGTGACTTTATATTATACGATAGGTATGTTCACTATACTTTTAAGTTATTACGGCCAgtctatttattgttttttttctgatttCATCTTTATTTCCAGCCACGCCATAATGGCCTATCTAGCTGACATCTACGGAAAAGATGAGTCTTGGTATCCAAAAGACGTGAAAAAACGAGCACTAGTTAACCAAAAATTGTTCTTCAATACAGCTATTATTTATCGTAGATTAAGAAACATCACAGTGAGTATCATGAAGATATTATACTTTTAATCGTTCTCAATTTAGCAGTTTATATGTTCACAGTTTATTATAGCCTTGATAAACGtaactaaagaatatttataatacatacgtataatatgtacatatctTTGTGTCTATCAATTGTCAATGACAAATAATTATCCTTACGTGCAAGTCTTGTTACATAGGGacgatccggagctgcaaactacctaacgggttactaaatagcaggagtagaaacggggtggtttttagtcagtaagagtttgaaactccctctcacctcgcccggGCCggtagaagtaattggatgatttacactccttaaaaagaaatgttacaCAGGGATAGGTGGGCTTGTATCCAAACTAAGTAAGATACTATGAACCGTACCGTACATGACCTATTATTTTACGTCTTAAGAAAAACcaaaataagtaaagaaattaaatacctaTGAAAATGTGACTCTAGAAATTTTTAATCTGAAAATGACTTTAATTTTATCTCACTTTAAGgtccaatttaatttttttctctcTGTTCCCTAACAGTATTATGTATTCCAAAGAGGAAAGAAGACTCTAGAACAGGACTGGTTGGATGACATTGCAGAAGGGTACAGTTTCCTGGAAGCATTCTTgtcgaaaacaaaatatattgctGGAGACCATGTCACCATTGCTGATGTAGCAATTTTGAGTCATCTGGCCACTCTCGAATATATTTTACCTGTTGATGCTACAAAGTAAGTATAATTggaccatgaagcaaatacaaagagaagaTGTCAATAACTagatattttcctttaacatcCTGCGTGACATATTATGTGGAGCAAGAGACGTTATAAACAGCGCACCTCTATATTTTCCATTTagcagtcccatactacaaaagcTTTGCTAATTGTCCACATCTTAATGAGCGACTTTCTATCTCTATTTTTTACTTATACCTAATATCAATGGGCAGGACCGCTTTTTGTGTCACAGCGCACAATTACTTTATGGcgtctcctctttgtacttgcttcatcaATGGGACTCATCCTCTCTTACATATTACTTACTggtgaaacataaaattaaaggGTAATTAATGGGGATTAAAAGGTGATCTTCTAAGAAGCGAGACATAAATTGATTCAGTCAGTGTTTAAACTTGAGAAaacttgagttgcaacactaacgcccattgcatccgttctgcgtggatattgaatgaattcAATGGTAGTGAATATGGTTTTATATTACGTATTCTAAGTGTGTGATTTAACAATGATTAAtgattgagattttattggattgaaattgagATTAGTTTCAAGAATTAGCGCCCTGGaattaatcttttaattttttttcttttcaggtaTCCTAAAACATCCGCTTGGTTTGAAAATTTGAAAACGACGCCGTATGCTAAGAAATATAATGAAGAAGGTGCTAAGGCTTTGTATGATCTTCTTAAGAACTGTTTAACCTCTTGAAAATATTACTGTAGTGCTTACTTACTTatcagtaattaaaataataatatcctaccgccgtactcagagttatttaatggtcaTTTAACACAGtcgtaactaaggaatagtttaagtaatcattaaatggctTTGAATGCGGCAGTTAAAACTATGCCTATCGTAAATCTGtgttttatgaatatatttatcgctaagaataaataaataaaacctctaaaacatttcgttttatttctatatgtatcctatatacataaatatgataaaggaagtgcatttaaaaaaaaaatctacccATTTGAATGTGATTTCGAAGAGTAGAAAGGTTTTGAAACATTCCATTTTCAACCCTCCCGAACATTTAACCCCACCATGAAAATAAGCAGATTAAGAGTTTTTCAATATCATAGACACATTTAGCATAAACACTATCAATATCTAACATGTTTGACCACTAGAACAAAAGTAACACCTAACAATTTGAAATTTCTTCTTTCCTCTACCGCTGCCCTATAAAACCTTCACATTAAGGTTAAGTTTATCTGCAAACTAAAGCATTTTTTCTTGCTGTCACCACATATTCAAAATCCAGTAAGTACCTagggtaaataaaaaaaatgcatagtGGTAAAACTACTACTACCAACGCCGGCTAGCTACTGTTAACATCTGGCTTCAATAGGCAGTTAATAATGACAAATGTATTTTCTTCGGTCTACCGTTACTGTTATTCGCTTTATAGAATGACCTTGACTTAAATTTTCTGTACCTACATGGCAGCTCTATGTTGGTCAAATGATTTGGCAAAACCAgtggtatataattatgtattttactgataaaaaatCTGTCTATCTAAAATGACTTTGCAAATTATATCTACTCGTTAATGGACTTTGTTCTGGTGAtcacatacacatattttttgttttatttacatttttttatgatatacgCTGATAaatatgatggtaagcaataactgcccatggacacccaaacaaccgaggcgttgcaagtgcgttaccggtcttaGGTCTTTCTGATAGAAATACACCTGTTTTTGCTTGTTTCCTCGATTTGTCGAAGGCATTTGACCTGGTCTGTTATGATCTGCTCTGGCAGAAACTACAGGAAACGTCAGTGCCGGAAGAACTGATTGGTATTTTTCAATTTTGGTACAACAATCAGGTCAACGTTGTTCGATGGTCGGGGACTCATTCGACACCATACAGGTTGGAGTGCGGCGTGAGGCAGGGGGGGCTGACCTCGCCGAAACTCTTCAACCTGTATGTTAATGCGCTGATAGAGAGGCTCAGCAGCACGCATGTCGGTTGCCATGTTGGAGGTGTGTgcctaaataatattagttacgCAGACGACATGGTGTTGTTGAGCGCCTCCGTCTGTGGGCTGTCAAAGCTGATAGGCATTTGCGAAAAATATGCTGAAGAGCATGGTTTGTTGTACAACACGAAAAAGAGCGAGTGCATGGTCTTTCGGGTCAAGAGGTGGTGTCCAGATCACTTACCAGCAGTTAAGCTCAACGGCTTCCCACTTCAGAGAGTTGATACAATTAAATATCTTGGACATTTATTAACCTCTGACCTGAAGGACGATGCAGATATTGAAAGGGAGCGCAGGGCGCTGTCTGTTCGCGCGAATATGATTGCCCGCAGATTTGCTCGGTGTTCGAGGAGCGTCAAAATAGCTTTATTTAGAGCTTTTTGTACGAGCTTCTATACTGGCAGTCTGTGGGTGGATTATGCGCAGAAGCAGTACAGCGCTCTGCGTGTCCAATATAATAACGCGTTCAGGGTGCTTTTGGGGCTGCCTCGCTTCTGTAGCGCATCGGGGATGTTTGCGGAGGCACGCGTGGATTGCTTCCATGCAATCATGCGCAAAAGGTGCACATCCCTGGTGCGCAGGGTGCGGGCCAGCCGCAATAGCATCCTGGCCGCTTTTGCCGAACGGGTCGACTGTCAGTACCTGAACCACTGTTGCATGGTTCACGTACTGACTAAttgtaagatattattttaaaatcaaatcgacaattgtatgtaaaatttcttattttattgtaatgtgtgtgtaataattataattatgatccAATGTTGATTGATGTGAAAATAatcttaggaatttaaggttttttggggaatcagggattagaaAAAGTGAGCACCTCAATCACACCACTAAATACagtgcaagcgttgtttcacgtcggttttctgtgaggacgtggtatccCTCCGGTCGAGCGGACCCATTCGTTGTATTGGAGACCCAAACACCAATGTTAGCTACTCCTGCGCGGCTTCACCTGCTGCCCGGGACTTATTGGTGATGGCGTTATTATAGCATAtagaatagtttgtttgtttgaacacgctaaccTCCGAATGTACTGgactgaattgaataattattgtcgtgttggatagtccatttatggAGGAAGACTAATAGCTTTAGTATAACGCTATAACaaatagaagccgagcagagtTCGTATCTAGTTTATTATATTCTGTTTTGACTAATCATGATTATCTAACTCAAATGTGCTATCTCTTTTATAT
This Spodoptera frugiperda isolate SF20-4 chromosome 20, AGI-APGP_CSIRO_Sfru_2.0, whole genome shotgun sequence DNA region includes the following protein-coding sequences:
- the LOC118282244 gene encoding glutathione S-transferase 1, which translates into the protein MGVKLYVMDFSPPSRSCMMACEIFGVPFEKIPVNLFKSEHLTPEFLEKNPLHTIPVLEDGDFILYDSHAIMAYLADIYGKDESWYPKDVKKRALVNQKLFFNTAIIYRRLRNITYYVFQRGKKTLEQDWLDDIAEGYSFLEAFLSKTKYIAGDHVTIADVAILSHLATLEYILPVDATKYPKTSAWFENLKTTPYAKKYNEEGAKALYDLLKNCLTS
- the LOC118275989 gene encoding uncharacterized protein LOC118275989; this translates as MAALCLSDRNTPVFACFLDLSKAFDLVCYDLLWQKLQETSVPEELIGIFQFWYNNQVNVVRWSGTHSTPYRLECGVRQGGLTSPKLFNLYVNALIERLSSTHVGCHVGGVCLNNISYADDMVLLSASVCGLSKLIGICEKYAEEHGLLYNTKKSECMVFRVKRWCPDHLPAVKLNGFPLQRVDTIKYLGHLLTSDLKDDADIERERRALSVRANMIARRFARCSRSVKIALFRAFCTSFYTGSLWVDYAQKQYSALRVQYNNAFRVLLGLPRFCSASGMFAEARVDCFHAIMRKRCTSLVRRVRASRNSILAAFAERVDCQYLNHCCMVHVLTNCKILF
- the LOC118261929 gene encoding glutathione S-transferase 1; the protein is MGVKLYALDMSPPVRACMMTLGVFNVPFEKIIVNVPAGEHLTPEYLKKNPLHTIPVLEDGDITIHDSHAILTYIADTYGKDDSWYPKDVKKRTLVNQKLFFNAAVMFQKLRNITYNIIIKGKKTIEQEQLDGVTEGYEYMEAFLSRTKYIAGDHVTIADIAILSTVSTQDQILPIDGQKYPKLKAWLEELKATPYCKKYNEEGAKALGAFVKKSVSS